Within Pseudomonas cichorii, the genomic segment TCGACTTCCTGGCCGAAGTCGCCAGCGAAGGCATCGACATCGCGACCCGCAGCAGCATCAGCGTGGCCGTGCGCGAGAATTTCCATCCGGATTTTCGTGATCCGGGCTAAACCCCGTTGAACCGTAGGAGGGGATTCATCCCCGAACCTCTTCTGCACAAAGAATAATCACCCAGAGACCCACCATGAGACTGTCCCGCTTCTTTACCGACGCCACCCTGAGCCTGGGCGAACACGAATTGCCCGAGGCTCAGGCGCACTACATCAGTCGCGTCCTGCGCATGGCCGAGGGCGATACGCTGCAACTGTTCGACGGCTCGGGCACGGAGTTTCGCGGCACGCTGGTGGAAGTCGGCAAGAAGCGCGTGCGCGTCCAGCTCACTGAAAGCCTGGCCGGGCAGATCGAATCGCCGCTGCGCATTCATCTGGGCCAGGGCCTGTCTCGTGGCGAGCGGATGGACTGGGCGATCCAGAAAGCCACAGAACTGGGCGTCACTGAAATCACTCCTGTCGTCAGTGAACGCTGCGAAGTCCGCCTGAAGGACGAACGCGCCGAAAAACGTCAGGCGCACTGGCAACAGATCGCAATCAGCGCCTGCGAGCAATGCGGCCGTTCGGTTGTGCCGGTGATTCATCCGCCGATGCCACTGGCCGACTGGCTCAAGCAGACCGAGGCCGACCTCAAGCTGGTCCTGCACCCGGTCGCCGAAGCCCTGACCAGTCATGAAAAACCGACGACCCTGGCCTTTCTGATCGGCCCTGAAGGCGGTTTGAACGATGCAGAAGTCGAGCAAGCCAAAGCATCAGGCTTCCACGCCGCCCGCCTGGGCCCGCGCGTGCTGCGCACCGAAACAGCGCCGGTGGTTGCGCTGAGTGTGGCTCAGCAACTGTGGGGGGATTTCTAAATCAGGTAGAAGCGAATCATTCGCGACCTTTCGCGAATGAATTTGCTTCTACAGCACGTAAAACCAGATCGCTACGAAATGCATCAGGCTTCCGGCAATCACGAACAGGT encodes:
- a CDS encoding 16S rRNA (uracil(1498)-N(3))-methyltransferase, whose translation is MRLSRFFTDATLSLGEHELPEAQAHYISRVLRMAEGDTLQLFDGSGTEFRGTLVEVGKKRVRVQLTESLAGQIESPLRIHLGQGLSRGERMDWAIQKATELGVTEITPVVSERCEVRLKDERAEKRQAHWQQIAISACEQCGRSVVPVIHPPMPLADWLKQTEADLKLVLHPVAEALTSHEKPTTLAFLIGPEGGLNDAEVEQAKASGFHAARLGPRVLRTETAPVVALSVAQQLWGDF